The following coding sequences are from one Desulfatibacillum aliphaticivorans DSM 15576 window:
- a CDS encoding tetratricopeptide repeat protein: MMVNNEINDAAAPLPQEAERTLPGPWPWYVILLLGFGLGGFFVWLMVCWALWARNEKKLSLIALAANLLVFAGVRYASLNLLCPWWVISLGAVFLDLAWTVAAWRYQYVFIGPAPPRYKNLPPEKWIAPVLIGGLLGFCIAALISIPQAIENRIAMLSLWDSLNREIVLWDFFKGAFSGIAAGAFVGAWWAGNPKGFKVRDIVCYLGGTVIAWIGLLLLFKLQGYYLTGGGEALDLDSVYNSVIPPWGGKDKQFVLTMGSYFEFMGFILMPLLFGAPGRIRDFGLRALVIPLVFICSFPYWMTSNSQWMDYQGRIMYLAASPDQAERDYAFDKLKVLLARYPDHARWPYLAEKYVAYLYHQGEFEEAEEYNRRIAENFEGQNRWYWIVSQAKSVQENYDPSKRNPGEWLDIPVVDDANYLTANWMSLLAAIRYWEGEDVPESQIKTRLRAMSETEDLINLRPLLSFAHLDDAASNLGYKTLVLPSDLPTAQRLLDKGIPVFMEGYQLFYLMYGFDKGRNLALTYNFSSISNRQMKNNRDEAGEVLGLEDEGQGKSRMRRERIRREAYWEMAPKVWEAPVNQIISPFMAVVIPEQYLSIAAEAVGLPKKELIAQSKARIAALISLQFTKAGDPVNAIEWAMASAEKWDSPMPLYMAHLGASLWADRSENLKSRIMLEKGFDELKTYMAYFDKPEIKAFLGKSAAQFDADLKDPGLPRMVGMAYLPFLHKSDPRQRQVIADLYEQWTQTDPSRYRTWTKLADLYEFANDIPHMVAALEGMIKAGPAAHSGRLKAAYGYILLGQPEKAKETLEHVEVGGLRNDADYQFVLGAIAEWEEKPEKALTHYAAAVDMRRHIPVYHLHYGRALLAEGQDEDAKKALEWACRIDPDTEVTVKARKLLANMD; this comes from the coding sequence ATGATGGTCAATAACGAAATCAATGATGCAGCCGCCCCCCTGCCGCAGGAAGCAGAACGGACTTTGCCGGGGCCTTGGCCTTGGTACGTTATTTTGCTTTTGGGCTTTGGGCTGGGCGGCTTTTTTGTCTGGCTTATGGTTTGCTGGGCCTTGTGGGCCAGGAACGAAAAAAAGCTGAGCCTGATCGCCCTGGCCGCCAACCTGCTGGTTTTTGCAGGCGTCCGATACGCCAGCCTCAACCTTCTGTGCCCCTGGTGGGTAATATCCCTGGGCGCCGTCTTCCTGGACCTGGCGTGGACGGTAGCCGCCTGGCGCTATCAATACGTTTTTATCGGCCCTGCGCCGCCGCGTTACAAAAACCTGCCGCCGGAAAAATGGATTGCGCCCGTGCTGATCGGGGGCTTGTTGGGCTTTTGCATTGCGGCTCTTATCAGCATTCCCCAGGCCATAGAAAACCGTATCGCCATGCTTTCCCTTTGGGATTCCCTGAACCGCGAAATCGTGTTGTGGGATTTTTTCAAGGGCGCTTTTTCGGGCATTGCCGCCGGAGCTTTTGTCGGAGCATGGTGGGCGGGAAACCCCAAAGGATTCAAGGTCCGGGATATTGTCTGCTATCTGGGCGGAACCGTGATCGCCTGGATCGGGCTGCTGCTGTTGTTCAAACTTCAGGGCTATTATTTGACCGGCGGCGGCGAAGCCCTGGACTTGGACTCCGTATACAACTCCGTGATTCCGCCCTGGGGCGGCAAGGACAAGCAATTCGTCCTGACCATGGGAAGCTATTTCGAGTTCATGGGGTTTATCCTGATGCCCTTGCTGTTCGGCGCGCCCGGCAGAATCCGCGATTTCGGCCTCAGAGCTTTGGTCATTCCTCTGGTTTTTATTTGCTCCTTCCCTTATTGGATGACTTCTAACTCCCAATGGATGGACTATCAGGGGAGAATAATGTACCTGGCGGCTTCGCCGGACCAGGCTGAGCGGGATTACGCCTTTGATAAACTGAAAGTGCTTCTTGCGCGATATCCCGATCATGCGCGCTGGCCGTATCTGGCCGAAAAATACGTCGCCTATTTGTACCACCAGGGCGAGTTTGAAGAGGCCGAAGAATACAACCGCCGCATTGCAGAGAATTTTGAAGGCCAGAACCGCTGGTACTGGATCGTATCCCAGGCGAAATCCGTCCAGGAAAACTATGACCCGTCCAAACGCAATCCCGGCGAATGGCTGGACATACCTGTTGTGGACGACGCCAATTATCTGACCGCCAACTGGATGAGCCTGCTTGCGGCAATTCGGTATTGGGAAGGTGAGGACGTTCCCGAATCCCAGATAAAAACCCGCTTGAGGGCCATGTCAGAGACCGAAGACCTGATCAACCTCCGGCCCTTGCTGTCTTTTGCGCATCTGGACGACGCAGCCTCCAACCTGGGGTACAAAACCCTGGTTTTGCCCTCGGATCTGCCAACCGCCCAAAGGCTTTTGGACAAGGGCATCCCGGTTTTTATGGAGGGCTACCAGCTTTTTTACCTCATGTACGGGTTTGATAAAGGCCGGAACCTGGCCTTGACCTACAATTTTTCCTCCATCAGCAACCGGCAGATGAAAAACAACCGGGACGAAGCCGGCGAAGTGCTGGGTTTGGAGGATGAAGGCCAGGGCAAAAGCAGGATGCGACGGGAAAGAATCCGCCGCGAGGCCTATTGGGAAATGGCGCCCAAGGTTTGGGAGGCGCCGGTGAACCAAATCATCAGCCCGTTTATGGCCGTGGTAATCCCCGAGCAATACTTGTCCATCGCCGCAGAAGCCGTAGGCCTGCCCAAGAAGGAGCTGATTGCGCAAAGCAAGGCCCGGATAGCAGCCCTTATAAGCCTCCAGTTCACCAAGGCCGGAGACCCGGTAAACGCCATTGAATGGGCCATGGCGTCCGCGGAGAAATGGGACTCCCCTATGCCGCTCTACATGGCTCACCTGGGCGCCTCGTTGTGGGCCGACCGGAGCGAAAATCTCAAAAGCCGGATCATGCTGGAAAAAGGCTTCGACGAGCTGAAAACCTATATGGCTTATTTTGACAAGCCTGAAATCAAAGCATTTTTAGGTAAATCCGCCGCACAATTTGACGCGGACCTGAAAGATCCCGGTTTGCCCAGGATGGTAGGCATGGCCTATTTGCCCTTTTTGCATAAAAGCGATCCCCGGCAGCGCCAGGTCATTGCGGATCTTTACGAACAATGGACCCAAACGGACCCGTCCCGTTACAGAACCTGGACAAAATTGGCGGATTTATATGAGTTCGCAAACGACATTCCCCATATGGTCGCTGCTCTGGAAGGGATGATAAAGGCCGGCCCGGCCGCCCACTCCGGCCGCCTGAAGGCGGCCTACGGCTATATTCTTCTCGGACAGCCGGAAAAGGCCAAGGAAACCCTGGAGCATGTGGAGGTCGGAGGCCTGCGCAATGACGCGGATTATCAATTTGTGCTGGGCGCCATCGCGGAATGGGAGGAGAAGCCCGAAAAGGCCCTGACCCATTATGCGGCGGCCGTGGACATGAGGCGGCATATTCCCGTTTATCATCTTCACTACGGCCGTGCGCTTTTGGCCGAAGGACAAGATGAGGACGCTAAAAAGGCCCTGGAATGGGCCTGCCGGATTGATCCCGACACCGAAGTGACCGTAAAAGCCCGGAAATTGCTGGCAAACATGGACTGA
- a CDS encoding radical SAM protein yields the protein MNINNALNPCRVCPRNCGVDRTGGENGFCGLDHQLHISWAGLHQGEEPMFAGPGGTANFFFTSCNLACVYCQNYQISQQGLADSVCTPEDFAQKALELEAAGAGFLGLVSPSHQVPQVREALIFAKKAGVGLPVLYNSSAYDSVEMLKSLDGLVDVYLPDLKYSSNAIAEKYSQAPGYVEAAREAVLEMHRQTGDMDIDPDSGLANKGVWVRLLVLPGGVSGLWESLCFLALEVSTGIGLSIMSQYSPLHRAGEFPEINRTITQEEYDQAVGMAEELGFELILTQDPEESPENAVPDFTDEKKPFASF from the coding sequence ATGAATATAAACAATGCGTTAAATCCTTGCCGGGTGTGCCCCCGGAACTGCGGCGTGGACCGCACCGGCGGCGAAAACGGCTTTTGCGGCCTGGACCATCAACTGCACATCAGTTGGGCGGGCCTGCATCAGGGCGAGGAGCCCATGTTCGCCGGCCCGGGCGGGACGGCCAACTTCTTTTTTACCTCCTGCAACCTGGCCTGCGTATATTGCCAGAACTACCAGATCAGCCAGCAAGGGCTTGCGGATTCGGTTTGCACGCCGGAGGATTTCGCCCAAAAGGCCTTGGAACTGGAAGCCGCGGGCGCGGGCTTTTTGGGGCTGGTCAGTCCGTCCCATCAGGTTCCCCAGGTGCGGGAGGCTCTTATTTTCGCCAAAAAGGCGGGCGTGGGCCTGCCGGTTCTGTACAATAGCTCCGCCTACGACAGCGTGGAAATGCTCAAGTCCCTGGACGGCCTTGTGGACGTGTATCTGCCGGACCTGAAATATTCCTCCAACGCCATAGCCGAGAAATATTCCCAGGCGCCGGGCTATGTGGAAGCCGCCCGGGAGGCCGTCCTGGAAATGCATCGCCAGACCGGCGATATGGACATCGACCCGGACTCTGGGCTGGCCAACAAGGGCGTGTGGGTGCGGCTGCTGGTTCTGCCCGGCGGCGTTTCCGGCTTGTGGGAGTCCTTGTGCTTTTTGGCCTTGGAGGTTTCCACGGGGATCGGGCTGTCCATCATGTCCCAATATTCGCCCCTGCACCGTGCCGGGGAGTTTCCTGAAATCAACCGGACCATTACGCAAGAGGAATACGATCAAGCCGTGGGCATGGCCGAGGAATTGGGATTTGAGCTGATTCTCACCCAGGACCCGGAGGAGTCCCCGGAAAACGCCGTGCCCGACTTTACCGACGAAAAAAAGCCCTTTGCATCCTTTTAA
- the rfaE1 gene encoding D-glycero-beta-D-manno-heptose-7-phosphate kinase produces METENIHSFDVSLFSSCRVLVVGDMMIDEYLWGEVSRISPEAPVQVVEVKKTTSTLGGAGNVVNNLTALGAKVSVAGVMGGGKAGDLLNGKLTALGVNTEGLLVDQSRATTRKTRVIGANQQMLRIDRESKQEISEEQVQAIVRFAQNQIPQCDLVIASDYGKGVLTRSLMEELAKICKTAGKAMIVDPKGMDYSKYKGATCITPNKKEASQASGVEIKDQASLERAAAKLLEIAGAEKILITLGKDGMALFSPGEEPFRVHAQARQVFDVSGAGDTVISVLGLSLAAGASYKTAAALANTAAGIVVAKVGTATVDQAELKAQLQDQPIAYQAKLKPLQELKSALENLRRQGKKIILTNGCFDLLHEGHINLLEQSRKLGDVLVVAVDDDESVRMVKGQGRPIIRERERVKIISAMTGVDFVTVFSTNQLDELIRAVRPDILTKGGNYKPDQVLGHEIVEELGGRVALIPDASDVSSTRIIQDIRNGRG; encoded by the coding sequence ATGGAAACCGAAAATATTCATAGCTTTGACGTGTCCCTGTTCTCGTCCTGCCGGGTGCTTGTGGTGGGCGACATGATGATCGACGAATATTTGTGGGGCGAGGTCAGCCGCATTTCCCCGGAAGCCCCGGTGCAGGTCGTGGAGGTCAAGAAAACCACTTCCACTCTGGGCGGCGCCGGCAACGTGGTGAACAACCTAACCGCTTTGGGCGCCAAGGTGTCCGTGGCAGGGGTCATGGGCGGCGGCAAGGCCGGGGATTTGCTGAACGGCAAACTGACCGCCCTGGGCGTCAATACGGAAGGCCTGCTGGTGGATCAGAGCCGTGCAACCACGCGCAAAACCCGGGTGATCGGCGCCAATCAGCAAATGCTGCGCATCGACAGGGAGTCCAAGCAGGAAATCTCGGAAGAACAGGTGCAGGCCATAGTCCGTTTCGCCCAAAACCAAATCCCCCAATGCGATCTGGTGATCGCCTCGGATTACGGCAAGGGAGTGCTTACTCGCAGCCTCATGGAGGAATTGGCGAAAATCTGCAAAACCGCCGGAAAAGCCATGATCGTCGACCCCAAGGGCATGGATTATTCCAAATACAAAGGCGCCACCTGCATTACGCCTAATAAGAAGGAAGCCTCCCAGGCTTCGGGCGTGGAAATCAAGGACCAGGCCAGCCTGGAACGGGCGGCGGCCAAACTCCTGGAAATTGCCGGGGCCGAGAAAATCCTCATCACCCTGGGCAAGGACGGCATGGCCCTGTTCTCTCCGGGCGAGGAGCCTTTCCGGGTGCACGCCCAGGCCAGACAGGTGTTTGACGTCTCCGGCGCCGGGGATACGGTCATCTCCGTGCTGGGCCTGAGCCTTGCCGCGGGGGCGTCGTACAAGACCGCGGCGGCCCTGGCCAACACGGCCGCCGGAATTGTGGTGGCCAAGGTGGGCACGGCCACGGTGGATCAGGCGGAGTTGAAAGCCCAGTTGCAGGACCAGCCTATCGCTTACCAGGCCAAGCTCAAACCCCTGCAGGAGCTTAAAAGCGCCCTGGAAAACCTGCGCCGCCAGGGCAAAAAGATCATTCTCACCAACGGATGCTTCGACCTTTTGCACGAGGGGCACATCAATCTTCTGGAGCAATCACGCAAGCTGGGCGACGTGCTTGTTGTGGCCGTGGACGACGACGAGTCGGTGCGCATGGTCAAAGGGCAGGGCCGCCCCATCATTCGGGAGCGGGAAAGGGTGAAAATCATCAGCGCCATGACCGGCGTGGATTTTGTCACGGTCTTTTCCACAAACCAGTTGGACGAACTTATCCGGGCCGTTCGCCCCGACATCCTCACCAAAGGGGGGAATTACAAGCCGGACCAGGTGCTGGGCCATGAGATCGTGGAGGAGTTGGGAGGCCGGGTGGCGCTGATTCCCGACGCCTCGGACGTTTCGTCCACCCGCATCATTCAGGATATCCGCAACGGCAGGGGATAA
- a CDS encoding nuclear transport factor 2 family protein, with translation MTDNAQDLEMIKETVQNYFDGMYYGDVARLEKAFHAEAFLFGHFHGKFSHMPASGFFKMVASAPSLESKGEPFDMEILTIDVTGQVAAVKVRDVYMKMQFFDYLSLAKVDGEWKIVNKAYHHD, from the coding sequence ATGACTGACAACGCGCAAGACCTGGAAATGATCAAGGAAACCGTTCAGAACTATTTTGACGGCATGTATTACGGCGACGTAGCCAGGCTGGAAAAAGCCTTTCACGCCGAGGCTTTTTTGTTCGGCCATTTCCACGGCAAGTTCTCCCACATGCCGGCCTCGGGCTTTTTCAAAATGGTCGCTTCCGCGCCGTCTCTTGAATCCAAGGGAGAGCCCTTTGACATGGAAATCCTGACCATCGACGTCACCGGCCAGGTGGCAGCGGTCAAGGTCCGCGACGTGTATATGAAAATGCAGTTTTTTGATTACCTGAGCCTGGCCAAGGTGGACGGGGAATGGAAAATCGTCAACAAGGCCTATCATCACGATTAA
- a CDS encoding AraC family transcriptional regulator translates to MPRSPTVSSLMVHNLKNYVLGLGLDFDSICQTAALDPNARCFSDPEARLPALEYQLLFREAEKAAQDPCFGLNFGREMARSYPGGSVLINMMMNSPTVGEALDRFFRYHDLMADVLRPCMRIDGEVARLGWKTEIPGFRPPRAIAETLLSFFAGILEFLGQGRIRLKETRFQYPEPGDCGPYEDRFAAPLVFNAPKSEVIISAQDLSLPVAMANPALLQRLESFAQSLLHRVYFSQTWAHKTAEIITSRLVRGASFDVNAAAKDLGVGVRSLQARLKEESTTYREILDYVRKEAALQYLQKGEMTLCDIAFLLGFSEQSAFNRAFKRWTGKSPKSVL, encoded by the coding sequence ATGCCCCGAAGCCCGACAGTTTCCTCCCTCATGGTGCATAATTTAAAAAACTACGTGCTGGGTTTGGGCCTGGATTTTGACTCGATATGCCAAACCGCGGCCCTGGATCCGAACGCCCGCTGTTTTTCCGATCCGGAAGCGCGGCTGCCGGCCCTGGAGTACCAGCTTTTGTTCCGGGAGGCCGAAAAAGCCGCTCAGGACCCTTGTTTTGGGCTGAATTTCGGGCGGGAAATGGCCCGAAGCTACCCGGGCGGCAGCGTTCTCATCAACATGATGATGAACAGCCCCACCGTGGGCGAGGCCCTGGACCGATTTTTCCGGTATCACGACCTCATGGCCGATGTTTTGCGGCCTTGCATGCGGATAGACGGAGAAGTCGCCCGCCTGGGCTGGAAAACCGAGATTCCTGGTTTTAGGCCGCCCCGCGCCATAGCTGAGACCTTGCTGTCTTTTTTTGCCGGGATTTTGGAATTTTTGGGGCAGGGGAGAATTCGGCTTAAAGAGACGCGGTTTCAATATCCCGAGCCTGGCGACTGCGGGCCATATGAGGATCGGTTCGCCGCGCCTTTGGTTTTTAACGCCCCGAAAAGCGAGGTGATTATATCAGCGCAAGACCTGTCCCTGCCCGTGGCCATGGCTAATCCCGCCTTATTGCAAAGATTGGAGAGCTTCGCCCAAAGCCTTTTGCATCGCGTTTACTTTTCCCAAACCTGGGCGCATAAGACAGCGGAAATCATTACCTCCAGGCTGGTCCGCGGGGCGTCCTTTGATGTGAACGCTGCGGCCAAGGATTTGGGAGTGGGCGTGAGAAGCCTGCAGGCCCGGCTGAAGGAGGAATCCACCACCTACCGGGAAATCCTGGATTACGTGCGCAAGGAAGCGGCCCTGCAATATTTGCAGAAAGGGGAAATGACCTTGTGCGACATTGCCTTCTTATTGGGATTTTCCGAGCAAAGCGCGTTCAACCGAGCTTTTAAACGCTGGACCGGCAAAAGCCCGAAGTCCGTTCTTTAA
- a CDS encoding thioredoxin domain-containing protein, producing MDSQARRTHAYFPTPEEIRTLPPDGGANYNRLIFEKSPYLLQHAANPVDWRPWGDEAFEQAKKEDKPVFLSIGYSTCHWCHVMERESFEDPEAAALLNRHFICIKVDREERPDIDHVYMSVTQAMTGAGGWPMSVFLTPGKEPFYAGTYFPKEDHMGRPGLMRLATLLGELWKNERSKALNAAQQVVQALSQAQPKKGREELGPHTLGKAFAGLKASYDVQRGGFGRGNKFPTPHNLTFLLRYWKRTGDAEALAMVEKTLTAMRMGGIYDHVGFGIHRYATDPNWLLPHFEKMLYDQALTANALLEAYQATGKEEYATNAREIFTYVLRDMTSPEGGFYSAEDADSEGEEGKFYVWTTKEITEILGKEDGALFISAFNLVKGGNFFDQATGQKTGDSIPHLQKDPGRLAADLGMEKAELESRLEKIRAALFAEREKRIHPYKDDKILTDWNGLMIAALAKGGRVLGDEKYTLAAVRAANFILDALQDGEGHLQKRFREGEAALPGLLDDYAFMVWGLLELYESTFGVKWLKKAVTLNETMLDLFWDRENGGLFMSPVYGEKLFMRGKDLHDGAQPSGNSVAAVNLLRLAGITANEECREKAEAILQAFSGQIEAQPYVYTHLLGALDFIIGPALEIVICGDQGARDSTVMLDGVNQRFVPNKVLVFRPNTEDCKELDELAPYTREQACVQGKATAYVCQGYTCQRPTTDPEALFRILS from the coding sequence ATGGACAGCCAGGCAAGACGCACCCATGCATATTTTCCCACGCCGGAGGAAATAAGAACCCTGCCTCCGGACGGCGGCGCCAATTATAATCGTCTGATTTTTGAGAAAAGCCCGTATCTGCTGCAGCATGCGGCCAATCCGGTGGATTGGCGGCCCTGGGGGGACGAGGCTTTTGAACAGGCCAAAAAAGAGGACAAGCCGGTATTTTTGTCCATTGGGTATTCCACCTGCCACTGGTGCCATGTGATGGAACGGGAGTCTTTTGAGGATCCGGAGGCGGCCGCATTGTTGAACAGGCATTTCATCTGCATCAAGGTGGACCGGGAGGAGCGGCCGGATATTGACCATGTGTACATGAGCGTCACCCAGGCCATGACCGGCGCCGGCGGCTGGCCCATGAGCGTATTCCTGACTCCCGGCAAAGAGCCTTTTTATGCAGGCACCTATTTTCCCAAGGAAGACCACATGGGGCGGCCGGGGCTCATGCGCCTCGCAACTCTTTTGGGGGAGCTTTGGAAAAACGAGCGCTCCAAGGCTTTAAACGCCGCCCAGCAGGTGGTGCAGGCCCTCTCCCAGGCCCAGCCGAAAAAGGGCCGGGAGGAATTGGGGCCCCACACCTTGGGCAAGGCTTTCGCCGGGTTGAAAGCCTCCTATGATGTTCAACGGGGCGGGTTCGGCCGGGGCAATAAATTTCCCACCCCGCACAATCTGACCTTTTTGCTGCGCTACTGGAAACGCACGGGAGACGCCGAGGCCCTGGCCATGGTGGAGAAAACCCTCACGGCCATGCGCATGGGCGGCATATACGACCATGTGGGATTCGGCATTCACCGCTACGCCACGGACCCGAACTGGCTTTTGCCCCATTTTGAAAAGATGCTGTACGACCAGGCATTGACCGCCAACGCCCTGTTGGAGGCGTATCAGGCCACGGGCAAGGAGGAGTATGCAACCAACGCCCGGGAGATTTTCACTTACGTGCTCAGGGACATGACCTCCCCGGAAGGGGGATTTTACAGCGCGGAGGATGCGGACAGCGAGGGCGAGGAAGGCAAATTTTACGTCTGGACCACTAAGGAAATTACCGAGATTCTGGGCAAAGAGGACGGAGCCTTGTTTATATCCGCTTTCAACCTGGTCAAAGGCGGCAATTTTTTTGATCAGGCAACAGGCCAAAAAACAGGCGACAGCATCCCCCACCTTCAGAAGGATCCGGGCCGATTGGCCGCGGATCTTGGCATGGAAAAGGCGGAATTGGAATCGCGCCTGGAAAAAATCCGGGCCGCCCTTTTTGCGGAGCGGGAAAAACGCATTCATCCGTACAAGGACGACAAGATCCTTACGGACTGGAATGGACTCATGATCGCCGCCCTGGCCAAGGGGGGGCGCGTCCTGGGGGATGAGAAATACACCCTGGCTGCGGTGCGCGCCGCCAACTTCATATTGGACGCGCTCCAGGACGGCGAGGGGCATTTACAAAAACGCTTCCGGGAAGGAGAGGCCGCCCTGCCCGGCCTGCTGGACGACTACGCCTTTATGGTCTGGGGCTTGCTGGAATTGTACGAATCCACCTTTGGAGTCAAATGGCTGAAAAAAGCCGTCACTTTAAACGAAACCATGCTGGATTTGTTCTGGGACCGGGAAAACGGCGGCTTGTTCATGAGCCCGGTTTACGGCGAAAAACTGTTCATGCGCGGCAAGGACCTGCACGACGGCGCCCAGCCCTCGGGAAACTCCGTGGCGGCCGTCAATCTTTTGCGTCTGGCCGGGATTACAGCCAATGAGGAATGCCGGGAAAAGGCCGAGGCCATCCTGCAAGCCTTTTCCGGGCAAATCGAGGCCCAGCCGTACGTGTACACCCATTTGCTGGGCGCCCTGGATTTTATCATCGGCCCGGCCTTGGAAATCGTCATATGCGGAGATCAGGGCGCCAGGGACTCCACGGTCATGCTGGACGGCGTGAATCAGCGTTTCGTACCAAACAAGGTTCTGGTCTTCAGGCCCAATACAGAGGATTGCAAGGAGCTTGACGAGCTTGCGCCGTACACTCGGGAGCAGGCCTGCGTGCAAGGCAAAGCCACGGCTTATGTATGCCAGGGATATACCTGCCAACGGCCCACCACCGACCCGGAGGCGCTTTTTCGCATTTTGTCGTGA
- a CDS encoding SpoIIE family protein phosphatase has translation MENLPPVKLGAAILFFFAAALIPRWFLEKRWVEKSPMSQSGRQMAMDLVLVLIFGLMGAIYAHVYLGFPRTSAILLYVGFSLAGFFIAVDMALHRERKVLTAALDANNYLPPKKFYSVTRKFALVAISSALLTTFVIYLVVLNDIDWLASAGQDAQSIAMAQESVGKDILFIMLIFMALAVNMIWSYSRNLKLLFENETNVLESVSKGDLTRRVPVATNDEFGVIAGHTNIMIQGLSHRQKLLGELALAEEVQQNLLPQAAPTVPGLDLAGTSRYSSQTGGDYFDFITLPDEKIGLLIADASGHGVGSALHMATARSIFRTLALREDRPAKIVTDMNRQLTQDTWETGRFMTFSYTVVDLDKRALTWVRAGHDPAFLYDPKTDAFEYLDGRGVALGLHPAWEYEEYGMEGFTPGKVLVIATDGIWESANAQEEMFGKKAMEKVIRQHAKNSASNIMEAILDEAQAFRAGQKMEDDMTIIVAKAV, from the coding sequence ATGGAGAACCTGCCCCCCGTGAAATTGGGGGCGGCCATATTGTTCTTTTTTGCGGCGGCTTTGATTCCCCGCTGGTTTCTGGAAAAGCGGTGGGTGGAAAAAAGCCCCATGTCCCAGTCCGGCCGACAGATGGCCATGGATCTTGTGCTGGTGCTGATTTTCGGGCTTATGGGCGCCATCTACGCCCATGTGTATCTGGGCTTCCCCCGGACCAGCGCTATTTTGCTTTATGTGGGATTCTCTTTGGCCGGCTTTTTCATCGCCGTGGACATGGCCTTGCACCGGGAGCGCAAAGTCCTGACGGCCGCCCTGGACGCCAACAACTATTTGCCTCCGAAAAAATTCTATTCGGTCACCAGAAAATTCGCTCTTGTGGCCATTTCCTCCGCGCTCCTGACCACCTTCGTGATCTATCTGGTGGTGCTCAACGACATTGACTGGCTCGCTTCGGCCGGACAGGATGCGCAAAGCATCGCCATGGCCCAGGAGTCCGTAGGCAAGGACATCCTGTTCATCATGCTGATATTCATGGCCTTGGCCGTGAACATGATCTGGTCGTACTCCCGGAATTTGAAGCTGCTGTTTGAAAACGAAACCAATGTGCTGGAAAGCGTCAGCAAGGGGGATTTGACCCGCAGGGTTCCCGTGGCCACCAACGACGAGTTCGGCGTGATCGCCGGCCACACCAACATCATGATTCAGGGGCTCAGCCACAGGCAAAAGCTCCTGGGCGAACTGGCCCTGGCCGAGGAAGTGCAGCAAAACCTCCTGCCCCAGGCGGCGCCTACTGTGCCCGGCCTGGACCTTGCCGGAACCAGCCGGTACAGCAGCCAGACCGGCGGGGATTATTTTGATTTTATCACCCTTCCGGATGAAAAAATCGGCCTGTTGATCGCCGACGCCTCCGGCCACGGCGTGGGCTCCGCCCTGCACATGGCCACGGCCCGGTCCATTTTCCGCACCCTGGCCTTGCGGGAAGACCGGCCCGCGAAAATCGTCACCGACATGAACAGGCAGCTTACCCAGGACACCTGGGAAACCGGCCGGTTCATGACCTTTTCCTACACGGTTGTGGACCTGGATAAACGCGCCCTGACCTGGGTGCGGGCCGGACACGACCCGGCCTTTTTATACGACCCGAAAACCGACGCGTTTGAGTATCTGGACGGACGCGGCGTGGCCCTTGGGCTGCATCCCGCCTGGGAGTATGAGGAATACGGCATGGAAGGCTTTACGCCCGGCAAGGTCCTGGTCATCGCCACGGACGGCATTTGGGAGTCCGCCAACGCCCAGGAGGAGATGTTCGGCAAAAAGGCCATGGAAAAGGTCATCCGCCAGCATGCGAAAAACAGCGCGTCCAACATCATGGAAGCCATCCTGGACGAGGCCCAGGCCTTCCGCGCCGGTCAAAAAATGGAAGACGACATGACCATCATTGTGGCCAAGGCGGTGTAG